A window of the Candidatus Poribacteria bacterium genome harbors these coding sequences:
- a CDS encoding phytanoyl-CoA dioxygenase family protein, whose product MTPKQRYLFDVTGYLHLENVITGDALAEAAEAVDRYITTPPDELPPGFKQEGLHQHGFAFDKSLERLTMHTALWPIIKELTDNQPRFARGSLKHDKHDLWQAGERANVNPGGLHCARDDYGWYSTRYEIDNGRIYCDNFVCFPYFTDVYPGDGGLIVIPNSHKSEFKRPEQLLTLNEEDGIDPLDDPVFVNITPKAGDIVIISELLTHGVLRWKPKDRDRRFLVLRYAPQYAGAHSFPQPILDRLSPETLELVESAAYGHIKEIVKQDEIKLTV is encoded by the coding sequence ATGACCCCGAAACAACGTTATCTTTTTGATGTAACCGGATATCTCCATTTAGAAAATGTCATCACTGGCGATGCATTGGCGGAAGCCGCTGAAGCTGTCGATAGATATATAACGACACCCCCTGACGAACTGCCACCTGGATTTAAGCAAGAAGGACTCCATCAGCACGGGTTCGCTTTCGATAAATCGCTTGAACGCTTAACGATGCACACAGCACTATGGCCGATTATCAAGGAGTTGACAGACAATCAGCCACGATTTGCCAGAGGTTCGTTGAAGCATGATAAACACGATTTGTGGCAGGCGGGTGAACGCGCAAACGTGAACCCTGGTGGACTACACTGCGCTCGTGATGATTACGGGTGGTATAGCACACGCTACGAGATTGACAATGGACGTATCTATTGCGATAACTTTGTCTGTTTCCCCTATTTTACGGATGTCTATCCGGGTGACGGAGGACTCATCGTGATTCCTAACTCACATAAGAGTGAGTTTAAGCGGCCGGAGCAGCTGCTGACACTTAACGAAGAGGATGGCATTGATCCACTTGACGATCCAGTTTTTGTCAATATTACACCGAAGGCGGGCGATATTGTGATTATTTCGGAATTGCTGACGCATGGTGTGCTGCGTTGGAAACCAAAGGATCGGGATCGGCGGTTTCTCGTCCTACGATATGCGCCACAATACGCTGGTGCGCATAGTTTCCCACAACCTATTCTGGATCGGTTATCTCCAGAGACGTTGGAATTGGTGGAATCTGCGGCGTATGGACATATCAAGGAAATTGTAAAGCAGGATGAGATTAAACTGACGGTGTAA
- a CDS encoding phytanoyl-CoA dioxygenase family protein: MAEQIGIKFNKDFGNPLATAPADITQTNADGKPVVPLTQEQKYLFDKNGWLLVPGVLTESEVEEMRDFCYRLKSDPETIPQHHRSTYGGPLEKLTDHPVVVAFGNEFLASPYLASDTCYGFRMEMSFMALRSTTDDPPFTFSPHNGNGMFRMPGDCHQYQCLPGQAYSGLTRVVWELNPVEKGDGGTMFITGSHKAAYTAPEDAHIQDWEFWDTYSCPAGSVIIFTEAITHSGQAWQNPDVDRVAVFNAYNSVDKRWTRSKPPQALLEEMPPKRQTLFRDAYVKGNVTGTDFDMAL, from the coding sequence ATGGCAGAACAGATCGGTATTAAATTCAACAAAGATTTCGGGAATCCGTTGGCAACGGCACCTGCCGATATTACACAGACAAATGCCGACGGTAAACCCGTTGTCCCTTTGACACAAGAACAGAAATATCTCTTCGACAAAAACGGATGGCTCTTGGTGCCGGGTGTGCTGACAGAATCGGAGGTCGAGGAGATGCGTGATTTCTGTTACCGTTTAAAAAGCGACCCTGAAACGATTCCGCAACACCATCGCTCGACTTACGGCGGGCCCTTGGAGAAGTTAACAGACCATCCGGTTGTGGTAGCATTCGGAAATGAGTTTCTCGCATCCCCCTATCTCGCCTCGGATACCTGCTACGGCTTCCGCATGGAGATGAGTTTTATGGCGTTGCGTTCTACAACGGACGATCCGCCCTTCACGTTCAGTCCGCATAACGGTAACGGTATGTTTCGGATGCCGGGTGATTGCCACCAATACCAATGTTTACCCGGACAAGCGTATAGCGGTTTGACGCGCGTTGTATGGGAACTTAACCCTGTAGAAAAAGGCGATGGCGGCACCATGTTCATTACAGGTAGCCACAAGGCAGCTTATACTGCACCGGAGGATGCCCACATACAAGACTGGGAATTTTGGGACACTTATTCTTGTCCTGCCGGATCTGTTATTATTTTTACGGAAGCAATTACGCATAGTGGACAAGCGTGGCAAAATCCTGATGTTGATCGGGTCGCTGTTTTTAACGCGTATAACTCAGTAGATAAGCGGTGGACCCGGTCTAAACCGCCACAAGCGTTACTTGAGGAGATGCCTCCGAAACGCCAGACCCTCTTCCGTGATGCCTATGTAAAAGGCAATGTAACCGGCACAGATTTTGATATGGCATTATGA
- a CDS encoding aldo/keto reductase: MEMRTCGKSGIEISSMGIGCWSYGGGDYWGPQAQSDVTAVANAALDAGINFFDTAEGYNDGRSEEALAVALNGRRHEAVIGTKVSRPDPATIREHCEASLQRLQTDCVDIYMIHWPDDEIAIKESMAELTRLQEDGLIRAIGVSNFGVEQLTAALDTGASIAVNQLCYNLLSRAIEPELLPLCRKHNVGILGYMPLLQGILTGQYKRAEEIPPVHSRFRHFRDDRAQASHGEEGAEEEMFETLESIRKIADAEQVPMARLAIAWAMARPGVTCMLVGTRNINELQENLNVIEYTPSDDVIERLDTVTAPLLEKMGANPDYFTGARIH, encoded by the coding sequence ATGGAGATGCGGACGTGCGGAAAATCTGGAATTGAAATCTCATCGATGGGCATTGGATGCTGGTCCTATGGCGGTGGTGATTATTGGGGACCACAAGCGCAATCGGATGTTACCGCTGTTGCGAACGCTGCATTGGATGCTGGCATCAATTTTTTCGATACAGCGGAAGGATATAACGACGGACGGAGTGAGGAAGCACTTGCTGTCGCACTGAACGGCAGACGACACGAAGCAGTCATCGGCACGAAGGTAAGCCGACCGGATCCGGCTACAATCCGTGAACATTGCGAGGCGAGTCTCCAACGATTGCAAACGGATTGCGTTGACATCTATATGATTCACTGGCCCGACGACGAGATTGCTATCAAAGAAAGCATGGCTGAACTGACGCGCTTACAGGAAGATGGACTTATCCGTGCTATCGGTGTAAGCAACTTCGGGGTGGAACAACTTACAGCAGCACTTGATACAGGCGCGTCTATTGCTGTGAATCAACTCTGTTATAACCTCTTGTCGCGAGCAATAGAGCCTGAGTTGCTTCCGCTGTGTCGCAAGCATAACGTCGGCATCTTGGGGTATATGCCATTGTTGCAGGGAATCTTGACTGGACAGTATAAGAGGGCAGAGGAAATACCCCCAGTGCATTCCCGATTTCGCCATTTTCGAGATGACCGAGCACAGGCTTCACACGGCGAAGAGGGTGCCGAGGAAGAGATGTTTGAGACCTTGGAAAGCATCCGAAAAATTGCGGACGCTGAGCAGGTCCCAATGGCTCGGCTTGCTATTGCTTGGGCGATGGCGAGACCCGGAGTTACGTGTATGCTCGTTGGCACCCGAAATATAAATGAACTGCAGGAAAACCTGAACGTTATTGAATACACGCCGTCTGATGATGTGATTGAGAGGCTTGACACGGTGACTGCACCGCTTTTAGAAAAAATGGGAGCAAACCCTGACTATTTCACAGGCGCGCGTATTCATTAA
- a CDS encoding M42 family metallopeptidase, with protein sequence MNETSIELLKSLTQADGIPGYEGEVRDVFREAVSGVGPIETDKLGGIFCTHAGSTEHPRILLDSHLDEIGFVVQNVTDNGFVKFLPLGGWWAHTLLAQRVTITTKLGKVPGVVGSTPPHLLSGSRDKVLDMKDLFIDIGAESEEQAAEEYGVLPGCPIAPYGPFTRMKNEKLLAAKAFDNRVGVAIVIESLLELDEHPNTVIGAGSVQEEVGLRGAKTMVASVEPDLAIVLEGPPADDTPGLSVGNSQGKLGGGVQIRIIDSSMIVNPKLADYVVETAKRHEIPYQLGVRQSGGTDGGAIHQFGRGVPSVVLGVPSRYIHSHVSIINIDDYTAALDLTKHLVREIDASVLEGFLFG encoded by the coding sequence ATGAACGAAACTTCAATTGAGTTACTTAAATCATTAACACAAGCGGACGGAATCCCGGGTTACGAGGGCGAGGTGCGAGACGTTTTCCGCGAGGCTGTCTCCGGTGTTGGTCCGATTGAGACTGACAAATTAGGGGGTATCTTCTGTACGCACGCTGGCAGTACTGAACATCCCCGTATATTGCTTGATTCGCATTTAGACGAAATCGGTTTTGTTGTACAAAATGTCACGGATAACGGGTTCGTCAAGTTTCTGCCGCTCGGTGGATGGTGGGCACACACACTGTTAGCGCAACGGGTCACGATCACGACGAAGTTAGGAAAAGTACCGGGAGTGGTCGGCTCTACACCACCTCACCTGCTCTCAGGGTCACGTGACAAAGTCTTAGATATGAAAGACCTTTTCATTGACATCGGTGCGGAAAGCGAAGAACAAGCAGCAGAAGAATATGGTGTGTTACCCGGGTGTCCAATCGCCCCTTACGGTCCCTTTACGCGGATGAAAAATGAGAAATTGCTTGCCGCGAAAGCCTTCGATAATCGTGTCGGTGTTGCGATTGTAATTGAATCGCTTTTAGAACTTGATGAACATCCGAACACTGTCATCGGAGCGGGGAGCGTTCAAGAGGAGGTAGGATTGCGAGGGGCAAAGACAATGGTCGCCAGTGTGGAACCCGATCTCGCTATTGTGCTTGAAGGACCCCCTGCTGACGATACCCCGGGGTTAAGCGTCGGAAATTCACAAGGGAAACTTGGCGGCGGTGTACAAATTCGGATCATTGATTCTTCAATGATTGTCAATCCAAAATTGGCAGATTATGTGGTTGAAACGGCGAAACGACATGAGATACCGTATCAACTTGGAGTACGTCAATCTGGCGGGACGGATGGCGGCGCGATTCATCAATTCGGTAGAGGGGTGCCGTCCGTTGTGCTCGGTGTGCCGTCGCGTTATATCCATAGCCATGTCTCAATTATTAACATTGATGACTACACCGCAGCGTTGGATTTGACGAAACATCTCGTACGTGAAATTGATGCATCCGTTTTGGAAGGGTTTCTGTTCGGTTAA